A window of Pseudochaenichthys georgianus chromosome 19, fPseGeo1.2, whole genome shotgun sequence genomic DNA:
CACTGTGCCAGTCATGAGCTCGTGTGGTGCATTCAAACGGAGCTTTAAAAACGCTGTTTGTGTTTCAGGAGGAGATGAACCGAGGGAAGCCCAACTGGGAGCACCTCAGCGAAGATCTCCACGTCCTGATCACAGTGGAGGACACACACAACCGGGCCAAGATCAAACTCCAGCGGGCTATCAACGAGGTCAAGAAACTTCTCGTGCCAGCTGTGAGTATCAGTGCGAACCCCTTCAGTGTCCCATATTATGTTCTGGACCGATGGAAAAGCTGCGTGTGACTAGATGAGAGTTCACTGTGTTGGTATGCATGGAAGGGGGAAGGGGATTGTCAGTCCAaaaactgtgtgtgtttgtgtcttttttttgtgtttttgtgtgtgtctctgtgtgtatgagagagtatgtgtaaggGGTTAGGGTAATTAGGGAACACGCATAAAGGGGTTTCCATAGTAACCCCGGGTTGTTTGAAAGGCTGCGGGAATGAATGGAGAGTCTGTTCACTTGTTCTCCCCACTCCATCACTCCTTTCACTCGTTCACAACTCACTTCATTCCCAACTACTGGCTACAGTATTCCTTTttctccctgtttttttgtcatCCACACAAAAGGACATTTTGATTGCACTCCTCAACATTTCTCACATTCTACGGCCCACCTACGTCCCCCCTACGGACATACATGCATGAACGTGATGACAAATAATAACGCATTGCTTACATAGATGCAGGAACTGTCTTAATTATCCCGTTAGACGCACTAGCACAAAAGCTCATATTGCGAATATCACAAGGCACCTTCCTTTTCCCCCCCTATGCATTATTCACGACAATAGAAACAGAATGAATAGACCAGCAGGGGGATTTCTATTATAGCAATCAGCCGTCACTTCCGCTCCGGTCACAGCACGGGGGGTCGGCCAACTCCAGAAGTTAAAGGATGTAAGAAATATCTGTGGGCAATCAGGAGCTGGACACCTGTtaatctttgtgtgtgtgtgtgtgtgtgtgtgtgtgtgtgtgtgtgtgtgtgtgtgtgtgtgtgtgtgtgtgtgtgtgtgtgtgtgtgtgtgtgtgtgtgtgtgtgtgtgtgtgtgtgtgtgtgtgtgtgtgtgtgtgtgtgtgtgtgtgtgtgtgtgtgtgtgtgtgtgtgtgtgtgtgtgtgtgtgtgtgtgtgtgtgtgtgtgtgtgtgtgtgtgtgtggttaatgaTATGTGTTAGTTTAACCCAGCCAACCTTGCTTTCCGACTGTAAATCAGTCAAGCTTTTCACCAAGCTGTAACTGGAGCTAGGAAGTTAAATATGTCCCGTGTGGTGAAGTCACTGTCTTCAAGGACTGGTCAACTGCATTTCAGACAATgccatttgtttacatgcacaCTGATGTTACACTATGGTTACGAACATGATAGATATTCATGTTGCAAACAATCCAACTGACATACGGTTGAGAAGGCTGGGGTTGATGTACATGCTACAAGAAAAACATGTGGTCGGAAGGAAAACACACTTTGAAACATTATGAAAAAGCTTTTTTCTAACAAGCTTTTTGATTTGCACAAATAAAGCATTTTGGACCTGGTTTTAAGAACAAAAGAGAGAGGCTGTGTTCCCACGGTCTAACAAATCTGCCTGAAAACTTTTAAATAATTGGAGTTGTGCATATCAAAATTAGTCTTGGAATATTATGGAGATATCCTTCTTTGTACTGTTTTATCATATTAGAGTAAATATCTTTTGGTTTTGGgctaaaaaataaaagaataaagaCATCATCTCAGAATTTGAGAAACTGTGATGGACATTTTAAATTTGTTCTGATATATCATAGCTGATAAATCAAATCAACCTTGTAAACAGCCTTGTAGGAATATTGTTTTTGATTTTTCTAGGGCAAAACCTGAAATATTTTGTGCATGTTGTGTTAATATAATATAGAAGGCTAGTGCAAACACAACTACGTCTTCCCCCTGACTTCATTATTTGTTCCTGCATAATGTAACATTTGCTGACTTTTTGACTCCCACAAAAGGGAATTCATTCACTTGTCAAATGACTGAATGACTGTCCTTGCTAAGGAAGCTGATTGTGCTGTTCTGCTCTGGTGTAGGCTGAGGGGGAGGACAACCTGAAGAAAATGCAGTTGATGGAGCTGGCCATTCTCAATGGGACCTACAGAGATGCCAATGTCAAGATGTGTAAGGATGACATCATAGTTAACTTGTGGAGGAGGGTTGGTGGGTCTGGGTACAGGAGTCCACTGTACATATGAACAATGCCTTTGTTTTTCCTGGTAAATAGACTGTTTGTCTTCTCCTCTTCTTCCCTGTCTAttgtttgtgtgtgggtgtgtgcatACTTGCATTATTGCAAATTTGTGTGCTGCACAGCCTGCGCTGGCTTCCCTATGGGGGCACCTCAGGCGCCTCGGCTCATCACAGGTCCGACGTCGTGCCTGCCTCCCTCAATGCGCAACTCCGCCCAACTCCCCACGCAGACCATGTTGCCTCTGATTCGTCAGATCCAGAGCTCCGCCCTCATGCAGGGAGCCAATCCGCACCAGGCGCTGGTGCAGCAAGGGCCTGAATCTGGAATCATCTACGCGCCCTACGACTATCCCTACACACTTACGCCATCCATATTGGAATACCCGATTGACTCAACTGGAGTTTTAGGTACTTAGAAAGAAAAAGTTCATCATTTCATATAGAATCAATGGATGTATTATGAGAACTGGATACTGGCCTTCAATGGAATTTGCTTACCAATCGCAtacgtcaacaacaacaaaactaaAACCTAGGACGCCAATTCTTCGACCGAACATCAAGCAATATTTGCATTATTGATGATGGCTAATTGTTGTTTGAGTTATATACAGTCAGAGTTGGATAACTGAAAACATGGTATTCAACAAGCTATTTCAATTTGGTCCCGTTCTATGACAAATGTAGGCTCATTATTAAATACCGCCCCACATCTGAGTATCTCCACTTGAGGCTTGAGAACTACCTTTGCATTTTAAAGCATGTCAATCAGAGCATCGCTAACatcaaagcatgtaaacatgttctGGTAAATCCAAAAATACATGTATGAAACGGAACATTTGCATGCTGTATCATGGCATCAATGCTAAAAAAGGGCACCTTCAAGTCAACCCATTATCTTTGAAAGTGGGTTTTTTGTGACTGACACCAACAGTGAAGAACGAGCTGTTTCATTAATGTAGATGATTTAAAGAATTTGCAAAGTTAGTTAAATATCAACCTTTTCTGAGGTTAGAGTAAGAGCCACGGAAAATGTGCCCGTACGTCCCTACATGCACAAAATAGTTTCTTACTTCTGAAGTAGCCAACCTCGAGCGAAGACCAAAGTTTTAAGAATCTTGACAGCCATAAGATTTTCAGATTTTGTACCATGGTTTGCAACTGGGACAATTTGGAGGCCAAATCCAGCTCTTGTAATACATCCggataaaatgtataaatgtatACTGAAGCTAATTGTTGGGCTAACAGTCCCTTCTTCCTGTGTTTTCGCAGGTATGGCTTTCCCAACCAAAGGCTAGGGCGATAGCAACCCTTCCTAGCACACTCAAGGACTGGCTTGCAGagacccctccccctccctaCATACTTGTCCCACATAGCAAACACTCAAAGTTTGCTCATACTTTAGGATGACAGACAGTCATTCTGTAGTCAAGTGTCCATTCCTGTTAATTTCCTCTTTGTATTAGCAGACTAGTGTTGTGGTTTGACAgctatttaactttttttaatagTTCAGCTTCCGCTTGtaattttaacacattttagtGAACCCATAGATATTTTAGCGCCGCTGTTTGTGATTTAATATAAGCTTATTTTAATCACAGAGCTATAAAGTGACTTTGCTTACAGCTGATGTTGAATCTACTAGTGAAGCTTAGTGAGAAATTAGTGGTTTGGATTAATATTTTCTTTAGAGAACAGAAGACCACAAAACAACAAGAATTCTGTGTCTCAGAGAAGCAAGATGTTTTCGTTCTTTTTTACTTATTTTTCGCCCTCAGCCTTGAACACTTTGTAAATTCCTGGTTTCACTGATGTTGGTGCCATGGGTGGACTGTTTGATGTCTTTCTGATGAGTAACCTTCTGTGTTCTGTTTTGGCGATGTCAATGGCTGTTAGCAGGTGCCATGACCACTAAGGTACGACGCCACGACAAGAGAATCCATCCTTACCAAAGGGTAGTGACCCCAGACAGAGGTTAGTTAGCTCACCAGCCActttatgtgtatgtgtgtgtgtgtgcgtgcatgcggACCAATGGACCAATTTCAGTTTACACTTGTTTGTAGAACCGCATGCCtaaagtaaagaaaataaatatcagGCGCAAATGGTCACACGCTGAAGCAGCTTCAGTGTAAAATGTGAAAGTGAAATAAGCGAGTAGATTTGGGAGGAACTATGTGAGGGGTGACAGCTGCGGCGTTATCTTCACTCACCCTGGTAGATAAACTGGACGGCTTGCAGGCCGGGACCCTCTCAATTATAATGGATCGCTCCGTTCATGTGACTCAGTCCTTGTGACTATGGAGTCCTCTCTCAGAATTTTTTCGTTGTTGATGTTTTTATCTCTTCGGTACTATTTTTAAACCCTGCAAATAACTGTGGGACGTTTTATTTATACCCAATTTCATTCCAGTAGATTGCCacaaatgtttttattattattaattaaatcctgtgttgtGCCCAATGACTATATGACACTTAAAGTAACAGTGATTGTCTTTTTTTCTGAAGGTCATCCAATTCAATATGATCTTTGGTCTTAACTACTAAAACACAGCGTGTGATAACTACTGAGGTCTGTGTTACAAGCTCTTTTGTATAAAATACTGTTGTTTGTGGTCTTATCAGTCGCCCACTGGACTTGATCATTGGGGCTGTTTACATCTTTCATATATTTCCTAGCCAGAGTGGTGCTGTTACCATGTATTTAGCTGCAAAATAAATTTGTATATAGGGATTTTAAGGATTTAAGTGCTTATATGAAGCTTATCGAACAAGATCGCTTTGGAAAtagtatttttcttttctttttttttttagtttgtatatttttatttttatttctacGATATGCTTTTTATAGATGAAGTGTCTCCATGTAAACTTCAAACTTTTATTCAAGGTGTGTAGCTACTACTGTTTTAGTCACCGCGAAAGGTGGCAATGAAGGCAGTGTTTTGCTCTGTCTATTTAAGACGAGGTGACCTTCTCAATTCACAGGCCTCGTGACTGTTTTATGCAATAGAAAATGGACTAGCTAGCTacgatatatgtgtgtgtgtgtgtgtgtgtgagagcggtGGTGCTCTTGTTGTACATGATGGACAAAAAACACTAAAAGGCAATAAAGATGactattgaaaaaaaaatctctaAACAAAGCCAAAGCCTCTAAATTCTTGTAGCTAGTCTGTCTACTGTTAAATTGTTTCTAAAGACCCTCTTAAATCACCATCTCTTAACCTCTCATCACTATCTCTTCTGGTGCCTCTTTGCTTACTGTAGTCATTACGTGCTCTTCTAATACTTCATAGCAAATTGATCAAACCATAATCACAACTTTTAATCATCCAGATTTGACGCCTGCTGCTCAACAATAGCTCTACTTGTCAGTAAGCAAAAGTATTTCTGAGGCCCAGACACTTTTCTTGGACATAAAGGTCACTCTCTCACCCACATGAAACCATGCCGCCTCCCTCTCTGTCCATGGTTTCACTGTCTGTCTGTGCTAGAACAGCTAGCATGAGTAGTATCACTATAGCAGCGGTCCCACAGCAGGAGGGGCATCCCCTAAAACGTAACCCTGCTAACACCTTCATGAGCACACGTGAGCATCGCTAACCAGCCATTCCTCGTGTCACCACCCGTGGTTGATGTGAGTCCTTCTGAATGGTCATGCAGGGCTCATGAAGGTGTTGCGCAGCTCCTCCTGGAGCGCCCCTCATGCTGTG
This region includes:
- the qki2 gene encoding protein quaking-B isoform X1, with product MVGETEVKERPKSNPDYLMQLMNDRKVMSSLPNFSGIFSHLERLLDEEIGRVRKDMYNDTVNGGMFNGRDMEELPEAVGPVAQLQEKLYVPVKEYPDFNFVGRILGPRGLTAKQLEAETGCKIMVRGKGSMRDKKKEEMNRGKPNWEHLSEDLHVLITVEDTHNRAKIKLQRAINEVKKLLVPAAEGEDNLKKMQLMELAILNGTYRDANVKMSCAGFPMGAPQAPRLITGPTSCLPPSMRNSAQLPTQTMLPLIRQIQSSALMQGANPHQALVQQGPESGIIYAPYDYPYTLTPSILEYPIDSTGVLVPSSCVFAAGAMTTKVRRHDKRIHPYQRVVTPDRAATATNP
- the qki2 gene encoding protein quaking-B isoform X2 — its product is MVGETEVKERPKSNPDYLMQLMNDRKVMSSLPNFSGIFSHLERLLDEEIGRVRKDMYNDTVNGGMFNGRDMEELPEAVGPVAQLQEKLYVPVKEYPDFNFVGRILGPRGLTAKQLEAETGCKIMVRGKGSMRDKKKEEMNRGKPNWEHLSEDLHVLITVEDTHNRAKIKLQRAINEVKKLLVPAAEGEDNLKKMQLMELAILNGTYRDANVKMSCAGFPMGAPQAPRLITGPTSCLPPSMRNSAQLPTQTMLPLIRQIQSSALMQGANPHQALVQQGPESGIIYAPYDYPYTLTPSILEYPIDSTGVLGMAFPTKG